The Montipora capricornis isolate CH-2021 chromosome 1, ASM3666992v2, whole genome shotgun sequence genome contains a region encoding:
- the LOC138016410 gene encoding craniofacial development protein 2-like, producing MRAGESLREASAQTTLLTAKIKTRIGTWNIRTLYEAGKSAQVSREMHRYNLKMLGLCETPWNGTGRTRLTSGDTIIYSGHEEGHPHLHGVALLLTPEAAQALLSWEPVSPRLLTARFNSKGEESHRHPVLRTHQRSRDRGKGGIL from the coding sequence ATGCGGGCTGGTGAAAGCCTTCGGGAAGCCAGTGCGCAGACAACTCTTCTGACAGCCAAAATCAAGACCAGAATAGGGACCTGGAACATCCGAACCCTATATGAGGCAGGGAAATCTGCACAAGTGAGCAGGGAAATGCATCGCTACAACCTCAAGATGCTAGGGCTGTGTGAAACACCCTGGAACGGCACTGGACGAACGCGACTGACGAGTGGTGACACTATCATCTACTCTGGACATGAGGAAGGACACCCACACCTTCATGGAGTAGCCCTGCTTCTGACACCTGAGGCAGCACAGGCACTACTCTCCTGGGAGCCAGTATCACCGAGGCTCTTGACGGCAAGGTTCAACTCCAAGGGGGAGGAAAGCCACCGTCATCCAGTGCTACGCACCCACCAACGCAGCAGAGACAGAGGAAAAGGAGGCATTCTATGA